The nucleotide sequence agcttttgtactgcttttattagggccgcatttatatttgttctttccaaggcatcccatagttttgtttgcggtacgctgtcatatgcttttttaaggtcaacatacaaaaggtggagttcttgatttttggcggttttcttatcaattatttgcgaaatcgtaaataaatgatcaatagtCGACCTCCCCGCTCTGAAGCCTGCCTGTTCTTCTGCCTCCATGTTGCAATATTcctgttcgattttattttttatgatttttccataaattctggaTATTGTACACAGCACTGCAAGTCCCCGGTAGTTGTCGCAATTTTCTCTTTccccttttttatatacggtagtcatataagatgttttccactcttggggtagcgcttcaccatttatacacttctggaaaagcatttgcagatgagaaaaaagtttttcagtgccatttttaattaactctggTGCTATTTGACCCGGGCCTGGAGATTTTCGATTCTTTAGTGACTGACAAACgtcttttacttctttaattgtaattctaagcggagatgtgatgatgtttatattgtcctgtttttgatttttgaactctggtcttgtttctgtaaacaatttagagaagtactcatcccatttttctaatgttattggCGATATAAGATTATTTGATCTATCTTCTCGAAGAGATTTTTAGGTTTTCCAACTTTCTGTGTTTCTGCTGCCTCCTAGGTAGGTGTTTATTTGAGTGCAGGTCTTTTCCCATgtctcgtttttcttttttgttatagcttttcttacttttgtctgtgcttctttaaaatttcttttatcattatcatttttcgtGCATAGAAACTTGGAGAACTTTACTTTCTTATCGTTTATGAGATCCTCAATTTCCTTGTCCCACCAGTACGTTCTTGGTCTTCTAGTGTTATCGGATCTTCCCAGGGCTTCTTCCGCTGCAGCAATCATGCTTCTTTTGATAAAGCTGTAGTGTTGTTCCggattgtcaaaattttcctgTACCAGTTTTAACACAAGTTAAATGTTCGATGATAAATCTAGGCATAAATAACATGCagtcaaaaaaaaagaaggaaatCGGCTGGATAGAACATCCAGACGGACTGTCATTagattttttagatatataaatgaagaaagTTTGGGTACAATTGGTAacctaattttttaaaacctaaAATGATTTACATTATTTCCTATTCTTATCTTTAATACTTTGTAAtcttattgtaaatatttttccacaCAAGATCAATTTTGACATTGAGGATCTCAGTTCCAGCGTCATGTTTCTATATTAATTAGTATGTTGCTTGACGTaattattctcaaatttttcttcgACTACCACCTGGAATAACTTAATCCCTTCTTCTTCTAACGATTTCTatgtttttcttctcttttcttAAACTAAATTTCGCGTTTCGAATAGTAATATTTCGCAAAGATTGGCCTAGTTTTCTTAAtctatttacaaatatttttactagCTTACTTTTATTAACGAAGGTCATATCATTATCAGTTATAGTTTTTACAAATGGTATTATTTTTAACACGCTTGTTAATAACATTCAGTTAACACTTAACctcttaaaaaaaatagaacacaACATCTAGATCTGTTAATATCCACTTCAGTTATTAATTGCTCCGATAAAAGACTGGTCTAGTTCAGAAATACTTTGCCAGATGACCAAAGAATAATTTACTTAAAGTTCAactgttttcattgaaattctGAATAAAAATGTGGCAATAAAAACCTTTATAAGAAGATATAACAGGTATAATGTTTTAATGCAGCAATGTCTTAATGTCAACCAAATGTGTACGGCTTTATTGATTTAATAAAGCTTTTGATAATgtgaaacacaaaaaaaaataatcttgcCACAAGAGATCTAGAAATAATAACCAAACTGTACATGAATCAAACTGCGTCTACTCTCTTTCAGTCCAACATGACAAATGCGGTGGGTATCAAGCCGGGAGTTAGATAGGGGTGTGTTTTTTCTCCACTGCTCATCGTCTACTCAAACGAAATCTTCACCAATATCTGCGGAATAAGAGTTAATGGTACTCACTAAACAATCTGCGTCATTTAGTACTTCTCACCAAAAACATGTCAGATTTACAAAACACTACGTTAAGAAGACCAAATCACTAAAACTGATTGCCCCAACGAACAAGTTACTGTATGTGGTCAGACTTGAGGTGTGACTGCTCTGTTAAGTAATTCTTTGTAGCCGCAATCAGAGCTTAAAGCTGAGAACTCGGAAGCTCAGTTGCTATGTATTCCCAGTCCTCTGGTATGGTACTTAGATACGTTATCCTACCGTAGGATGCTGACGATATCATGGTCAGATCTTTCAATATTTTAGCCACACCATGAGAGGTCCAAAATATGAGATCCCTAATTCAGGAAAAAAGCAGATTTATTCTGGTGATACCTCGACGTATCATGGACTACCATGTGAACAAATATCCATCAaccaggagctttggcgatagaaaacctTCAGGGCGGTATGGGAAAACGATTCACGGACCTAGAGATAACAGttgaaatcaattaatttagGGATCTGCCTTCTACGGTGGAAAAGAAATTGAGAGAAACTGGCAGCTTTGGAAGGAACATCTTtgaagacgtcaaaataaaattacgaGGTTGAAGAGTTTGGGTTTGATTATTTTGGATCTAAGTGTTTTAGCGCGTACGTCAAAGCAAGAATAGATGTTAGATCCATGTATAATCCGGAAtataaaacacggcggaggctcggtAATGGTTTGGTGATGTTTTGGAGATATGGCTAATGGGATTTTCAAGTGACaaggttataaaaaatactaatggAAAATGTGGTAAGTTCTGGccaacaactgaaaaaaagtaattatttggCCGTTAAAATCACGCGACCCCAACCCGATTGAGTTTTTGTGGGACAAATTGCACAagggaagtcagaaagcagtATCCTAGTTTGTGGATCACGTGAACTATAGAGTGGGCAAAATTTTTTCTTGGTAGTGGACATCTCGAAAAATTGTAGCTTCTATAGTATGAGGATTATAAACTGGATAATAAACGTTATGGAAAAGGTCGAGGCATGGGTTTAAAACAGATCTAAGGGTTCAAAATGTTAATGATGGCTGTTGGTATCGAGAAGTGCATTAACATCAAATGTTAACGCATAGACagaatatttaatagaatatgaactgtactatttttttttctatcgcCAATTAAATGATAAACACaacttttctttttatctaaatcatatgaaaatatttagtatgCTAAATATATAAACACGTACCACAACACTATTTGGTGTGAAAAATGGATATCGGTAGTTCGTTGGTGGATACTTGTCCTGGAAACCTTCAGGGGATATCAGGTTACTTGTTTATAAGTTTAATAAACAGTTTGGTACAATCGAAATGTAAGTTAGGATCTAGAGAAGCTTACAATGAAGATTATTCTTCACAAATTCACGATGGAGACGAATTTGATTTTATAGTAATAGGTTCAGGATCAGCAGGTTCTGTCGTTGCtaataaattaagtgaaaatGACAAATGGAAAGTTTTGGTCTTGGAAGCTGGAGGATATCCTTCAGCTGTTAGTGATGtgagtataataatttttccacTCTACGAGTAAAGCAAATGAATATTATACATTTCTTTTATTCTAGATACCAGCTCTTCTTTTTTACCTTCAAGGAACCGACGAAGATTGGCAATACAAAACTGAACCTTCCAAAACTTCTTGTTTAGGTTTCAAAAACGAGCAATGCAGTTGGCCGCGAGGAAAAGTTTTTGGAGGTAGCAGCGTTCTCAATGGAATGTTATATATTAAAGGTAATAAAAGAGATTACGACCATTGGGCAGAGCTCGGTAATACCAATTGGGATTGGGAAAATGTGAAGcagcattttaaaaaattagaaaatatgcAAGAAGAAAATGTTAGCGATCAATATGGAAGAGAAGGTTTAATGAAACTGTCAAGAGTCCATGCaggtatttgttttattaaaatttttatcattattttaaataactgtGTTTGCTTTACTTTATGCATCATCGTTGAGAAGATTTATCTGATATACACTTGATATATGTTTTAACAACCAAGGTATCGTTAGCAAAAACCATGCGCTTCCTAATATTAATCTATTTTTGCATCTCTACACGCTTTGGAAACAGTTCATCACGTGCAATGGACTGTCGATTGGACAACGATGTGAAATGATTGATCCGTGTTCTATCCATTGTTACATATCGACATAAACACTGCTCAGAATCAtgaatttgttgttgttttggGTTGATTGTAAGCTGTATGACACGGTATGTCTATCATCTTCATGGTCACAGCTAACTAAATCAACTTCTCTGAGCTTTTTTGATGTTTCCGAAAGTGACAGCCTGTTTGGGGCGTCCACTGCTTGTATCGTTCTCGATGCAAATTTCGCTTTGTTTAAAATCTTTAAACTACTTTCTAACGGTTGATTCGAAGAATCCGAATAATGTTTATTAACATATCaatagtttgtttattttaaaaaagaatgaGTTATTAAAATACGAAACTCCTTTTATGAGTCAGTCTAAAGGCTCTAATAGAATGTTTGTATCACataaaaattaggaaaattattTAGGGCATTGCATTTAAGTTTTAGTATAAGGTAATATTAGAAATGAAATCAACTCACTTTGCTCTTTGTccttatttaattaaataattttaatttaaaaaatttcaattcatttttgcACTTACTTAGCATACTCGTAAAACTTCAGATGTAATTAATATATTAGAataggaccggcttcacggtctatatcaGTGGAAGAATTCGcaatatatttacttaaatCACTTTTTTAATAAGTATTATCGATAAAACGAGATTTTAATAGAATGTTTGATCAATTTTTAAccagattaacaaaaaaaaaaactttacacgatttttgtcagatttgacgtacTTCCACGAGTTtgattcatttttaaattgcCAATTGCTAAATTATTGGACAGTTTCTATGTAATATTGATAAATTCACGTCTCATCATCAATAATGATGCGTTTGATGAATGTAAGGTCCTCAACTTCGATGTTAAGAATCTCTACTCGACATAGTTTGTGCAAAAGGTTCATGTCTTCAGGTATGAGTCAGGGTTTGAGTTTCAAAGCATCAAATGAAGAGATTTTGAATCTCTACTATTTCTCGAATGTTTTTACAACGTGTTTCGACCActacttttaacttttttatgttATCGTTATGGATGGATGGAGCATGTTCTCCAGTGAACGTTTTGTGCCATAAATTACTTTAGTAACATCTTTAAAACTTCTATAGCTGTAATTTCCTTGGAAACACAAAATTTCCAGCGAACTCGTTGCTCAActgttttttcatattcaatatCGTTAAAAAACTTTCCAAGAATACAAAAAAGATCGTACCAATTTGCTGAGATCATGTATTTCTtcgattatttcatttatttttaaattttccagatGAGCCATTCGTAGAATCCTTACGCGAAGCTTTCACATATTTAGGGTATAGAAATCTACAAGAAGAAGATCCTACGAATCCTTTAGGAACATTAGAAGGGTTTCAATGCATCGATGACGGGATAAGATATAACACAGCTAGAGCTTTTTTGGGAAAAGTTAAAGAACGTCCAAATCTATTCACTTCTCTACATTCTTTcgttaacaaaatattaatagatCCTGCTACTAAAACCGCAATTGGCGTCGAAGTTAAAATCGGTGAAAAGATTTTAAAAGTAAAGGCTAAAAAGGAGGTTATTTTATCTGCCGGTTCTATAAATTCTCCGCAAATTCTCATGTTATCAGGCATAGGACCCAAGgaacatttagaaaatttaaatataaaggtaTTCAAAGATGCTCCTGTTGGTTACAATTTAGAAGACCACATGTTAAATATAGGCACATTAGTAACATTTGCTCCAGAAgctttcaatttgaaaaataatcaagacgaattatataaatactttATGTATCAAAAAGGAGATTTAGCTTCTGTGggtatattgaatttttggaatttcttcaatacaaaaaatgattcGCAATATCCTAACGTCCAAAATCATTTAGTTGCTTTTCCGTTGAACGACgaaaatttcttagaaaatgtATTGAGTTCTTTTGGAGAAAAGGAACACATTTTGAAAAGTAGAGTACATGCAGTGAAAGGTCGACCAAGTGTAGTGATTAGCAATACACTTTTGAACCCCAAGTCAAAAGGTAGGATTACTTTGAAAAGCGGCGATCCTCAAGACAAACCTTTGATAAATTCAGGATATTTCACTGATGAAAATGGTGAAGATTTGCAAACATTTTTGGAAGCTATAAggtaattttttgttcaatattactAAAGAAAAACTCTCTCAATAAAAcgtggaatatttttttaaattacaaacaattgagaaaaaaattaggaagCTAGACTATTTAAACGACttttttattgtgattaaaTTTGTGTACTTGcgatttttcatattattttatccaATAATGTTCACGACAGTGTCTGTTTCTTAATTATGGAATCCTCCACTTATTAGATACAGTATTTGATTTCCATTTCCATACTGTTTGATTCTGAACAATTCATAATCAGGAGGATAACTAATAACTGCCAAAAATACTGACaactattcaaaaaaacttCGGTAACTATAGAAATTGGACGAATCGAAGAGTTTGcacttttataaatatcaatatacaTGCCATCAGCAACAAgtgttatattttccaaaaatctttataaaattcgataagACCCAAAACTCGTAAATTTATAGCTATTTATTGATAGGGCAATGTGCAGGGCCACAATattacgaggtctggttattaaataaagcaactgcgcgcctagagggcgccctagacgtttccgtcactattatagtatttgtgcaggagcggtttgaaacgaaaaCCATGTAAGACGAAAAACAAAAGCAGCGcgtctcaaatttctcgttaaattgagaaaaactccgactgactgctataaattgttgcaagaagcCTATGGGGTTAAATCTCTATCTCATACGCGTGTGTTTGAGTAGTGTAAGGGAGGAccgagagagcaaatcaaaattcaaagcaatgttgatcatttttttcgacattaacggtatcgtgatgagtgaatgggttccagaggaTCGGACTGtaaaccagacttactattcgtcagttttggcaacactgcgagagcgagttcgtaaaaaacgtCCCAATTTTACACCAGGATAACGCACCTGCCtataacgcgctatctgtgaagcagtatttggccagtaagtgCACTTTAGTGCTTGAACCCCCGCCGTTCTCACCAGATTTGGTAACGTGCGACATTTTTTGTTTCCGTAGATAAAATCTGTTTTGAAAGGttcccgatttgagtcgatggaagcggacaagcaaaaaacggcagagctcctaatgGCTCTAACCATAAAAGACTTCTAGaataaccagtctcgttatttaatagcaagacctcgtatattataaTACCTGGCAAtctttataatttgattttaatacagGGTACATTTGATTTGagtttgaaatattaatatgatGGGACTGttgaattttcatcttaaaTCTGTTAAATGATACGCaatagatttataaataaaaacatttattacattttatttattaccagATATTATCTAGTTGAACTTCGCTATCGCTGCTATTTTGCAAatgaataataagtttttttgacgtttcaaaactatttatatttgtgtACACACATCTTTatgaatttacaatttttttcatgtgttGAATACAGTTTCTCCAGTTTTCAgcaattacatttttaaattccGTCTTTATCAACTACTGTTTAAAGTAATTGTAAATAGGTAAATTAGACTTACTTCGTGACCTGTTCCCTTCGCAATTTTGtcacaaatttgaaaaattataacctTTTacattttctagcaatttttgaaCATTACAACTTTTgtggaaatatatttaaagttcGTACAAAAAGTTAATACAACTATTCGGTGGTACATTCggcattaatttattttgaaatcaatcTTGGTTTCTAAAAACATACTTTCTGGTATCCATCCTTCTTATGACTCCGTATGTAGATCagttattcttttatttttattagacgGAGCTTTCggacaatattttttccaacCAGCAGCCCATCCTTTACTGGGAGACCTACCAAGTCTCATCGTTGGTTTTACCGATCGATATATTCTATTCTCAGTCAATGACTCCATTTTTTGTCTATCACAAAGTTGTAATGGAGCAATTAATCTCACCATCAGTGTTTCCCTGAACAGCCTCCgtgaaaatgacaaaaacatTGGCACTTTTTGGTCTGCATACATTCCACAAAGATTGCAGCGCATctaggtaattatacactttcacggtcacctggttttttggctctagaaaatcgaaaaatggatggattttaatgatcttgatctcaaaatgttccaattacggcggatttataaaaaaaattagtagaaatagctggaatgaaaatttctcatagttttactgttttaaatcgtaaaaaaaaacggttttgcaaaataatcctttacaaaaaattatctcaatatcagataaagttcttatattttttttgtattctacataaattaataaacaattttaaaaaaatccaaaaagaatgattttttcagtttttatagcttaaaatgaaatcgaagaaaaacaatcaattttcgtgaatagtttcgtactatattcttcaatgttaatagtttgtggaccattaaaaatcgaaaaatagataaattttataattttggtctcaaaatgttccattttacgaagaatttatgaaaaacacgggggtagtggctgaatttgcggtttttaatagttttaaaccttaaatagtagaaaaaatttttttgcatttaaagtcatgaaactgtaaaaaatatttattttttttaatttttgtatttttttttataaatccgccgtaaatggaacattttgagaccaagatcattaaaatccatccatttttcgattttctagagccaaaaaaccaggtgaccgtgaaagtgtataattactcGCATCAAGTCTTTTTGATAGAAATCAATGCACTTTGATACACcattatctttttttgtttttttttttggaagtatcgaattattcacaatttttcaaaGAGTACTTTGTAAAGTCTGGCAAAATTTTGGTCAAGTTTTCACGTGCCAGACCAATTCTATTTGAAAGaggaataaaagataaaaattttgacgtttaatttttttttataccttgtatagaaaatttgttgttgttatAAGATTGTTGGGGACTGTATGACACACAGTTGCGTCAAAAACAAGAACGTCAGACTTGAATTGCTGTTTTTATCTAGTCAAAACGCCATcgtaaactgaaaaattatacttaAGTTATGTAGAtcgattttacgaaaaaataaattagaaattttattaaaataacaaaatttggacAAGTCAAAGACCGCCAGACCAATGGTTTATGTTCCTAAATGATCTCTGTCATATATCTTATCACTTTTTGGTGCTACATCTCT is from Diorhabda sublineata isolate icDioSubl1.1 chromosome 1, icDioSubl1.1, whole genome shotgun sequence and encodes:
- the LOC130449283 gene encoding glucose dehydrogenase [FAD, quinone]-like, translating into MDIGSSLVDTCPGNLQGISGYLFISLINSLVQSKCKLGSREAYNEDYSSQIHDGDEFDFIVIGSGSAGSVVANKLSENDKWKVLVLEAGGYPSAVSDIPALLFYLQGTDEDWQYKTEPSKTSCLGFKNEQCSWPRGKVFGGSSVLNGMLYIKGNKRDYDHWAELGNTNWDWENVKQHFKKLENMQEENVSDQYGREGLMKLSRVHADEPFVESLREAFTYLGYRNLQEEDPTNPLGTLEGFQCIDDGIRYNTARAFLGKVKERPNLFTSLHSFVNKILIDPATKTAIGVEVKIGEKILKVKAKKEVILSAGSINSPQILMLSGIGPKEHLENLNIKVFKDAPVGYNLEDHMLNIGTLVTFAPEAFNLKNNQDELYKYFMYQKGDLASVGILNFWNFFNTKNDSQYPNVQNHLVAFPLNDENFLENVLSSFGEKEHILKSRVHAVKGRPSVVISNTLLNPKSKGRITLKSGDPQDKPLINSGYFTDENGEDLQTFLEAIRFVENLLETPPMKKFDPQIVKVDLPDCDQYEYRSDDYWRCSLRHLTSTTYHPTGTCKMGPAGDKTAVVDPELRVHGIKNLRVADASIMPKIVSANTHAPAMMIGHKAGMMIKERWLNEKLEL